AGACGGCACTGGGGCGCTTTTCGGTTGCAGAACCTAAAATAATTCCGGGCCTTACCCCCGCTTCCTACTCCCGGTAATATACCGAAAAAGCGCGAATACGCTACCTGGTAATAATCTCCCAGGTGCACGCGGTGACGCGAAAGGCTCATTCCGCAACCTGAGTCAGGACAACCTCATGCCATTGACTGAATATTGGACCTGGGACATATCCATGACCCCATAAGTAAACAACGAAACGGAACAACCGTCTCAAAAACGGGATGCCAATCGCCAAGAGCCCGCCACCATGCGTTGATCGGGTGATATCGGCGGCGGTAGCAGACAGAGCCCCATTCCGTGACGAAATGCAATAATTAGTATGCTATCTTTAGTCGTCCATACCGTTGCGTAAACCGACTTCAGGACACGACCCTTTCGCCATCGGGCAACAGAGGCGCTTTGCCGAACGACTTCCATGATCGAGGAGTGGCTTTGAACATGCATGACTGCCCTGCCCCAGCCCACTCTGCGTGGCGGCCGCTCCGCGCGAGCCTCCCCGTGGGGTTCGTGCTGATTGCCCTGACCGGCTGCACGGCAGTCGGCCCGGATTTTCACAGCCCGGCCGCGCCTGATGTCGCGCAGTACACTCAAACGACGTTACCGAAGCAGAATCAGGCAACGAACAGCACCGCGCAGGGCACTGCGCAAAGTTACACCCCTGCGCAAACAGTCCCCCGCGACTGGTGGAAGCAGTTCCACAATCCGGCGCTGAACGCACTCATTGCAAGAGGATTGACGACCAGCCCTACACTCACGGCCGCCGAAGCCAAGTTCCGGCAGGCCCAACAGACATTCGCGGCACAGGCGGGCTCTACCCAATTGCCTCAGGTGAACGGCAAACTCGCGGCACAGAGTCAGGGCATCAACAACTCGGCCTTCGGCCAGAACGGCGGGAAACGCTCCTTCGAACTGTACAACGCCGGGCTTTCCGTCACCTACAACCTTGACCTCTTCGGCGCCAACCGACGCGCGCTCGAGGCACTTGCCGCACAGGCCGACTATCAGCAGTACGAATTGGAAGCGGCTCGACTCTCACTGGCCGGAAACATCGCGATCCAGGCCATCGCCCAGGCCATGCTGAACGAGCAGATCGCCACGACAGAGGCCATCATTCGGTCCCAACAAGATCAACTCGATCTCGTTGAAAAACGGATCAAACTCGGGGCAGCCACCCGCAGCGACGCGCTCAGCCTACAGACTCAGATCCAGCAGACGCGGGCGACACTGCCCCCCTTGCGGACCAAGCGAGCGCAGGCCAACCACCTGCTCGCCACCCTGACGGGCCAGTTGCCCGGTGCGGCCTCGATTCCCCAATTCACCCTGGCGGACTTCGTTCTGCCCGATACCCTGCCAGTCATCGTACCGTCCGAATGGGTCCGTGCCCGTCCCGACATTCAGGCATCCGAAGCGCTTCTGCATGCCGCCAGTGCCCAATACGGGGTGGCCGTGTCAAATCTCTACCCGCAAATCAACCTGACGGGAACCCTCGGCAGCCAAAGCATTGCCCCCGAGAAACTCTTCCGGCCGGACTCGCTGATCTGGAGCCTGATTGCGGGCCTCACGCAACCCATCTTCAACGGTGGTCTCAAGGCGGGTGCCGATGCAGCACACGAGGCCTTGTCTGCTGCAGCGGCGAACTACCAGCAAACCGTCCTCGATGGATTACGCAACGTCGCCGATGTCCTGCGCGCCAGCACCAACGATGCAGACACGCTGGCGGCACAGACGGCGGCGGAACAGTCCGCACAGGCATCCCTGACCCTGATCGAACAGCAGTTGAAACTGGGCAGTGCCAATTATCTGCAACTATTGATCGCGCAACAGCAGGTCGCGCAAACCCGATTGCTGACCCTGACCGCACGCGCCCAGCGCCTGAACGACACCGTCGCCCTGTATCAGGCCATGGGCGGCGGCATGACGAGCCCGGCGCCCCCCATGGCCAAGAACACGACAACACACGATACCCCCACCCCCTGAGCACCGGAGAGAGAGAAAATGTCGAAAGGAACCCCTCTGCGCATGTTTGTCATGCTGTTGCTGGTCGCTCTGGTGTTTGGCGGGATCTACGGTTTTCAGCAGTTCCGAAACACGATGATCGCCAAGGCCATCCGCGGTCATGGCATCCCGCCGCAAACCGTATCGACGACCATTGCCGAAAAATCCCGCTGGCAACCCACCATCCAGGCCGTGGGCACGCTGCGCGCTTCCCAGTCCACGCAGCTGTCGGCCGAAGTCGGCGGTCTGATCACCGCCATTCATTTCGAATCCGGCAAGCAGGTCAAGGCGGGCCAGACACTGCTTGAACTCAATGCCGACCCGCTCAAGGCGCAATTGGCCCAATTCAAGGC
The Halothiobacillus diazotrophicus DNA segment above includes these coding regions:
- a CDS encoding efflux transporter outer membrane subunit, with the protein product MHDCPAPAHSAWRPLRASLPVGFVLIALTGCTAVGPDFHSPAAPDVAQYTQTTLPKQNQATNSTAQGTAQSYTPAQTVPRDWWKQFHNPALNALIARGLTTSPTLTAAEAKFRQAQQTFAAQAGSTQLPQVNGKLAAQSQGINNSAFGQNGGKRSFELYNAGLSVTYNLDLFGANRRALEALAAQADYQQYELEAARLSLAGNIAIQAIAQAMLNEQIATTEAIIRSQQDQLDLVEKRIKLGAATRSDALSLQTQIQQTRATLPPLRTKRAQANHLLATLTGQLPGAASIPQFTLADFVLPDTLPVIVPSEWVRARPDIQASEALLHAASAQYGVAVSNLYPQINLTGTLGSQSIAPEKLFRPDSLIWSLIAGLTQPIFNGGLKAGADAAHEALSAAAANYQQTVLDGLRNVADVLRASTNDADTLAAQTAAEQSAQASLTLIEQQLKLGSANYLQLLIAQQQVAQTRLLTLTARAQRLNDTVALYQAMGGGMTSPAPPMAKNTTTHDTPTP